The sequence ccttcctctttttgtctttggtgAATGTGTGCCCttcaaatgattaaatgatgacCAAATGattgtcttcttcttttaatactttagttgttttcatgttgttttccaCTTTCAACAATTTATGATATAGAAGTTATCTTAACAGAAAAGGCGAAGCAGaattcaacttttaaaaaaggtaCATTCAATTAATACTAGATTTGATATAACATACAATTATCCTACTATACATATAAGAAAATATAGCTACATCATTTATATagacatttatatttaacagaACAGGAACTTATAGCTAGGCACAGAGAGTAAAGTAAAAATCATCTGACTAATTGCAAAAAGTGGACAAGTTGATACATAACTTTTATTCTTCATGCATAGTTATAACTTTATGTCACCAGAATCCATCTTTTTTCAAATGCATCCCccatatttcttatttttttgagtcattttctccATAAATTGTATCTGTTGAATTGTGCTTTTCCAGCTAGTTAAGTCTTTATCCACCTCCTTCTTCTTGTAATTTGCTTCAGTGTTGTGATTCTCAGGATTCtcaataaataattttcatCTTCACTAAATCCACCTGGGGATTTTCACTGTAGAATATACTCTGCTTTGAAatacaatgtttgtttgtttttgataacTTCCTCTATTAACTGCAACATTTGCTAACAAAATTTATTCAAAGACTCAcaggaataaaaagaaaaagatgcatATTGTTTGCCCTAATTTCACCACAGTTCCTCCAGAGTTTAGATTTGTAGTTTTCTGAACCTCATTAAACATCCGTTTCCATTCTTCATCTTACTTTTGTTCCCATTTTGTCTTAATAGCAccaatttttatttcatattctcCCTGCAGGATTTTCTACACATTCCCAACTATGTTTGTATCTTTTCCAttataatttttcatttgtctttttaccAGATTTATGCTTGTTATGCCCTCCATTCTCAGTCTCCCATTAACTGTGGGCCTTCACATTtgtattgtctattttactctttATAATGTTACAGTTTCAGATTCATGATTCACCTGTTTAAAATCAcaaggaaaataataatttagctttatttgtttattcagttGAAAATTAAGTTGTGTTTTTGGATTTCCACCTGTGCCGACATGGTCCAGCTGCAGACTGGAAGTCCCAAAGATGAACCAAAGCTTTACCATCTCAAAAGAAGGcaggtttttttggggggtgttGCATAAAACACTCGGAGCTTTGATGAAGTCACCAAACTCCATAAACCAGTGATTAAAAGAGTCATAAAGATACGAGGCTGTCTGTCCCGACCTAACAAGTGCAACAAAACTGTACAAGAAGACATCTAACGAGCCTAAATAAGATAAATTACCCGCTTGGCTACAGGATGAGTGTGTAGATGCtatgaagtgtttttaaatgtgaactCTGATGATTTAACACATCAAAGTTAGTCTTTAATATTGTTATTCTGTAGTTCTGGAGGGAGATTTGTCAAAACTGAGGAAATAATTGAAGTGACATCCATCAGGTTTGTCAGCCTGGTCTTTGGGACAAcaattttttaaacagaaaacctGCATTTCCGCTGGGAAGATAGAAAGACATGAGCATTTACCAGAAAGGGAGGGTCTAACTGAATGAGTgctatcaagttgcattatgggaagtgtaggatccaacATTTTTGGAGCTCAACTCATCCAATGGATGGAAAATGTCAGGATATCTTAGCCTCTGCTTTAATGATTGAGGAAATTTGTTTTGATCTGTTTCATGAGGGATTCAGTTTGAGAgaattataatataaatatgagGCTTTGTGGTACTACAGCTAACCATAATAGAGGATGTCCATACTCAGCACTTACTTATTTCTCCCAGTGAGAAAATTGAGCCTTTTTGTATTGGCATTTGAGACAAAATGGAGACAGTTCAGCAGCCATCTTGACACAGAATCAACTTTTGCCAAAACTAATTTGCAGATATGAAGCAggcaaacatttcatttcagcttgcTCTAAGACAGTGAGCTGTACACTCCCACGTTCATCCTGATTTTTCAAAGCACGAGAATTGAGGTGTGACTTGCGATCCTTCGAGACGGCATATTTCTGATTTGACTGCTACTTATCTGTGCTAATAAGATACGCCAACTCACCTCTGCCTGGTATTGGGTGTGTTAAAGATCAAATCAGGCCCAAGGCACTCTGAAACCAGATGAACTGACACTGGATTTCCAGCCGTGTCACCCACACAAAATTAAATGATCATTACTTTGAATTCATATATTTTGATTGCTACACCGCAGTGGCTCCCTGGGAGCACTACAGGCTCAAAACTCAGCCTTGGTGTGAATACTGGGATTTGACTTGAGGAATCTGTATAAACACTGGTGTCCTGTCCAGTGCAATACTGGTATTGCTGCACCCTGTGACCCTATATAGGAATATGTGGGTAAAAAATTATGATTGGTAGAATTGATATTACAAATAAACGTTTTCTGAAATTTTAGGGTTGGGGTTCAAATGAAGCTCAACTTACTGCTACCTTGACCAGGTTCATCAGTCTTTGTAACCAaatcacaatgaaaaaaaaaaaaaaaaaacctcccatTTTTTCCAATGAAgtacaaacaacaaaatttcattttatcaaGCCACAACTTTATTTCCATCTTGGGTATAAATTGTATAAACGAGCTTAGATTAAATCAGCAACCTCTCTTCGACCCTTTGTTGCCAGCGTCCCCTTACATCGTCAACTCCTGCaaagggaacaaaaaaaaaggtttgttaGCGTTTGTGTCAAGACATTCTTTTTGACCCATATGTTAAAGAGTTTCTCTCTTCTCAGGACAGAAATGTTGGCTTCAGTAAACTCAGAAGAACGAAAGTCACTGTATCAATCATCACTGAAGAGTTTTCCATACACATTAGTTCAGATTTGAgcaaaccatttaaaatggcTGAATAAAGACTCCACTTTGCTACCACTGAAAAAGGGTTTTTATATCTTACCATAATAGCATTGACaatgtcgttgttgttgtttttcagggCGCGTACAGCCTTCGCCCGCGACACGTTGGCTTGTGACATGACGAGTTCAATGTCCTTAACCTCAACTCCGGTCTCATCAACCtataaaaataatgagaaattTGTATTACATCATATTATGAAGCAAGAAACACCCATTAGTTTTAGCTCCTTTTCATCTGAATGAAAAAGTCTTACCTCTTCTTCTTCGCTCTCCTCCTGTACTGTTGGcgtctgtgtgttttcctggATGTTTGATACAGCTTCTCCCTGTACCTTGAATTTTTCTGCAGCAGCCAGCTGGGCTTGCTGGGAAAGATCTTCGATCTAGGGTGCACacacagtaaaatgaaaaatcaataCACCATTTGGCAATAACATTTAGTTGAGGACATTTTGTACTATTTTGACTATCACTATGGTAACCGTGACCTGAATCTCTCAATGAATCTGTTCTGCTGCCTTATAAAAAGCTAAGACAAGACAATATAACCATTATAATCCTTTAAAGGCTCAAGACGACTAATGAAGGCTATCGTCATTGCTGGCTACATACCTTAGCTTCACCGAAGACGATGTATGTGTCTGATGCGGGGCTCTTGTAGACGTCTGGTTTGGTAATGACGAACAAGATGTTCTTTGACTTGCGAATGGTGACTCTGGTGACCCCTGTTACCTGCCTGAGACCAAGCTTTGACATCGCCTGTAAGAAACACAAGTCATATTTTACAGATGTGGCCAAGTTTaactaaaagaaagaaagcagaaaagcaAGCAGTAAAGAAAAATACTGTCATTAAAACAAGATCATTACCTTTCGTGCCTTCTTTTCACTGCGGCTCTGTTTGGCTTTGCTGACAGGTTCCTCGTCtatttcagcagctgctgcaagCTATAGGAGACAGAATATTCATCCACGTTTAATGTCAACGAGTAAATGTGAATTAAGTTTGGATATGAActcaaaaacattgaaatgctTTTAACAATTTCTCTTCTCAGGACAGAAAGGGTGGCTTCAGGAGGCTCAGAAGAACGAAAGTCACTGTGTAAATCATCACTGAAGAgtcaaaagaccaaaaacatCTGCTCAAAATGTTTGACGCTCATGATCTTTTCTGTTTAGGTTAAAGTCTGTATCAGTGAATACAATATTCCAGACCAGACTAAATTCTCACCTGAGcttgctgtgtctgtgtctggGCAGAGTCCTGTTCCTCCAGCTCAGGGACTGAGTCGTCACTGTCCGACTCAGTGCCAGATCCTACAGAAAACGCCGACAGAAACCAAAAGTTAGTCACAACATGCCACCTGTTTCAAACATGTGCTCATGCAGGAAAAAAGCTGCATTGATCCTGGGGAAGGAAAACAGGTTGGTCAATAATGgttcaaaatacagtatgtttgttgtTACTGGAGATGAACTATACCCACCCAACATGTGGACAATTCCAACATGTAAGTTAACAAAGACTGCAATAATAATGAACTCAAATCCAAATTATTGTGTACTCCAAGTATGTGAACGCAACACCCTAATATCCAATATCATTTATCAGACTGACACTACACATcactgctgaaaaaaacaaaaaaaaaacaaaacctcattAGACATCATATATTTGCATAAATTAAACTGCAACGTAGCTAACAGTATGCAACAACAGAACCAACTGTTTCCAATAACAGGAGCGTCCATTTCAACGACTAGGAGCATGTTAGGAGTTAAACTTTACATCAAAGCAAGAGCATACTTACTTACacattatttgctttttaacagAATAGCACATTTAAGCATCTGAGCAGTTCCAAAAACGCAGCGATAGTAGGAAAAACAGCACacaggaggaaagaaagaagaaaataccCTTATCATTCTTGATCACAGGCTCCACCTTGGCTGGGGTTTTAGCAGGTGTGGGAGCAGGTTTGGGTGATGAGACAGGTTCAGAAGGAGTTACCTCAACCTCAGGTTTAACAGTGGTAGGTTTTGCAACTGCCTCAGCAAATGTGAGTTTACGGGGAGCTGCGTCAGAAACAGCAGGCTCAATAGGGGCAGGTTTTAAGGGAGCGGATGAAGGCTCAGCTGCTGGTTTGGCTGCTGGAACAGCAGGCTTGGCAACCTCAGCAGGTCCAGCCTTAACCTCAACCAATTTGGCCTCAGTAACTGGCTCGGCAGCCTTTACAGGGGCTGGCTCGGTAACCTCAGCGGCAGCTGGCTTAGGTTCTGCAGCAGGCTTAACAACCTCTGCATCTGGCTTTGCAGATTTAGTTTTTTCAACTTGTTTAGCAGCCTCGACCGGGGCGGGTTTAGCAGCCTCGACCGGGGCGGGTTTAGCAGCCTCGACCGGGGCGGGTTTAGCAGCCTCGACAGGGGCAGGGTTAGCAGCCTCGACAGGGGCAGGTTTAGCAGCCTCGACCGGGGCAGGTTTAGCAGCCTCGACCGGGGCAGGTTTAGCAGCCTCGACCGGGGCAGGTTTAGCAGCCTCGACAGGGGCAGGGTTAGCAGGCTCGACAGGGGCAGGGTTAGCAGGCTCGACCGGGGCAGGGTTAGCAGGCTCGACCGGGGCAGGTTTAGCAGCCTCGACCGGGGCAGGTTTAGCAGCCTCGACCGGGGCAGGGTTAGCAGCCTCGACCGGGGCAGGGTTAGCAGGCTCGACAGGGGCAGGTTTAGCAGCCTCGACAGGGGCAGGTTCAGCAGCCTCGACAGGGACAGGTTCAGCAGCCTCGACAGGGACAGGTTCAGCAGCCTCGACAGGGACAGGTTTGGCCTTACCAGCTGGCTTAGTAGCCTCAACAGGAGCAGGTTTGGCCTCAACAACTGGTTTAGGAGCTTCAACAGGAGCAGGTTTGGCCTCAACAACTGGTTTAGGAGCTTCAACAGGAACAGGTTTGGCTGGGGCTGCTGCTTTAACAGCTTCAACTTTGACTGCTGGTTCAGCAGCCTTAATAGGTACAGGTTTGGCCTTTGAAACGGTTTTAGGAGCTTCAACAGGTTTAACAGCCTCAACAGGTAGAGCTAAAGCTTCAGCAACCACTTTAGCACCTTCAACTGGAGCAGATTTTACTGGGGCTGCTGCTTTGGGAACCTTAgtaacaggtgcagcaggtTTTGCACACTCCTTCTCAACAGGGGGTACAAACACTGGCATTTTAACGTGCTTCTCAGGTGGGATAAGGGGAGGGAGATCCTCATCAGCTACTGCAGTAACAGGAGCAGCTTTTGGTAAAGGTGCCTTAACTTCAGCTGATTTGGGAGGGCTAGAAGCAATAGtatctgaaaatgaaactgGGGCAGCTACAGCAGGCTTTGAGGTAACTTTAAAAGCAGCAGGCTTTGTAGCAGCTGGTGGGGATTTTTTTGGCTCAGCTGGGGCAGGTTTAGCCTCAACTGCAGCTTGCTTGGGGATAGACTCTGCTGGTTTTTCATTTGCTCCTGTGACCTTGCTCTCCACAGGGGCAGGAGCAGGCACAAATGCCTCTCCTTTCTTAGCCTTTCCTTGTTTGCCAGCCTTGACAACTTTTGGACCGGAGCGGTTACCCTGGTTAGCAGGTGAGGAAGCAAGGGGAGATTGCACAGGTGACAGGGGGGTTGAGGAAGTAGATTTTGGTGAGgtgggagaggaagaggaggcagacATTGATGAGCGTTTCCTTCTGCCAGGGACAGCCTTTGGGGCAGAGGAGCCCTTTGCATTCTTGGCATCTTTGCCTTTGGGCTTAGCAGGGCCAGAAGCTGCCTGCGCTGGGGCAGGAGGTGTAGCTGAATAGAAAAAGattctttaaacatttttgaagGGAAAGTGGAAGGCTTGCTCATGCGGGTTAAACGATCAAACCAAGACGGAATCATCTTTCTTAGGGTTAGGAAAAAGGACACACCTACCTAACTTTAGAGTTTGATGCAAACTGCTACTCAAAATGCACGGTACATACTACCCACTTCCACACAGAAAACTGCATTCTATATTTAGTTAGGATGCACTAAAGACAAAAAAGTATTTGCAATGCACATCACCACATCTCAATGAAATATCACACAGCACAGGGCTATGTTACGCAGACATAGCAAGTCCAAAAATGCAACTACTCTTGCACCATTAAACTGGTGCCTCAAAGCAGAACGGACCAACACCTGGCCAAACAGGTCAAGATTTGTGACACTCATTTCTCaatgtgcagtgaaatgcagGAGCGACATACTGAATGTCTCTAATATATGTCAAATATGTATTAGAATGGATACAAATAacttaaatgaaacaaaaacagttcCTAGCCAAACTACactcatttattttccattttttaaaattaccaACATTCTTCACTGGTGATGAGGGAGACATGATCAGTTGCAGACAAGGGTTATATAAGTCTAATAGAAAATGTTAACTATCCGTTTAGATATTACAGCATTAAAGatgcagacaaaaacaatattaactATAAAATAAGTCATGACCCATCCAGACAGAAAACACTAACACAGGCAGCAGAATGGCATGAATCCATTTAGCCAACTTTCTCATGTTGAAAAATATGACAAACTATATGCACTGTATGGAAAACATTAAACCTTTGTTGAAGTGAACCTAATCACAAAGGTTCTTTTCAAAGATGGGGACAAAAAGTATGGGGAAGAGGAGAGTCTGCCTTTCACAAAAAGATAAACCAACCTGACAGGTGGCGGGTAGAAAGAGGTGGACCTTCACATTTGGAAGTCCCCTTCGACTGAATGGCCTTGGAGAGAAGTATAACGGGTTCCTTCTTGTCTACGTTTTCATTTTGAGTAGCCACATCGACGTTCACATCACCAGGCAATACTTCATGAGTTGCGTCCGGGCAGAGATTCTTCTGGCATTCTTCCGCAGTCTTTGGTGCGTCAGTCGTCTTCCCATCTTCAGTGTTTGCACTGATGTCCTCAGAGGCAGATGGTTTTGGATCATCAGGGATTTTTTCTGCCACTGCTGCCGGCTCTTCTCCAGTGGCCTCTTCTTTAACAGATATCTGTGTAACCTCTTGGCTGGCTGGTTCTTCAGCAGCAACAGCTGACTCCTGATTTTGAACCTCTTCAGGGGGAGCTGCTACCTCCTGAATGTGCGGCTCTGAGGAAGAAACGGGAGCCTCAGCAGAAGGCACGGTCTCTTCAGGAACAGGCAAATCAGCTGCTGGGTCAGCAGTTGCCCCTTGCGGTGAGACAGGTGTTGCCTCCAACCCAGTCtcttcagattgcttggtcATGTCTTGAACAGCAGCCACACCGTTTGGTTGATCGGCAGGAGCCTGAATGCTAGTTTCTTCAGGGGAGCCTATCTCTTGAGCAGGAATAGAGGTTTCTGGAGGATTCTCCAATGGGATTGCCTTATTTACTGAAGGAACAGCCATCTCAGGAGGAGCAGAAGAACTCAATACTCCTGCAGCTGATGAAGTAAGAGCAAGAGGAGTAACAGGGGGAAGGGCCGTCACAGTAGTTAACGAGCAATTTTACTAGCTCAACACAAACTTTGTGAAAAAGGGAATTGTGCTCCACACGTGAATAGAAACGATGAGTTTGTGGAAAAAAGTTCAGTGATGTGGAAATGGCTCTTGATTTGCCAAAGTAGGGGAGGGGGGCGTGTTGGGTGCTctccaaaagaaacaaaagtgcCCAATGTCCCAAACTCCATGCAGTGTCCAAACGTGAGATAAGCACTGGAAGACCACCCATCGTCCAAAACAGCCCATACATGAAGGTAAGCTATAAATCCATTAACAGTCCAAGATCACTTTTTAAAGCAACAAACTAGACTAACTGACTAAAATCCTAAATTATTTAGACAGTTCAGCATTGTACATTACTATACTGCTTTATGGAAAAGGCTATGTGGTGTAATTACTTAATAGTTACACTTCCTCCATTGTAAAAGGCCTTTTATTCAAAGATGAGAACATTTATGGTCAGAGAAGAGCTCTGGTCCACATGACACCAACACAATCACATCCCTGTGAAATAATGACCCAACACTTATTTTGAATAATGTACAGTACTAATCCATCTGGGGTTGAAGTTGCATCAGTATTTGTCCTTATCATTGTCAGAAGTTCTCTCTCAAACATGTAACATTGTCAGTTACTGATGACTGTTGCATAATAGGATCTGTCATCTTTTGTTTCCTTGGAGTTTGTATTTGCACAGAAAATGTCCAAACGAGTGTACAGCTACTACTGCAAGCACGATTTTTCACCAAGTTCCTCCCACATGGCTGAAcagaatgtaaaatattgaGCTCTGTTTATTTTACCTGATGAATAAGCTGACAAGCATCGTCACATTAATAAACCTCTATTCAGACTGTACAAATCAAACCACAATTAAATCACCATGTGTATTTCACTGCTCTCACagtaaaactgtattttctaaGTTCTTGTCAGTTTTTTAACAGATGTACTGTAGTTAAAGCACTACAAAGATGTATTTTTCAGTAGAGCTTTATGATGGGGGTTGAGCAATACTCTGATAGtcaaaaatataatatcaataaattCAAATTCAGATCTCAAATGGACTAAGTGAGAATTGAGActacattttaaaggaaaaataaaaagggtAGATTATGGAGCTTATTGTTCTTCATCTTTACATTGTACATTTATTAAATACTACAGACCACTCAAAAATCCCCTTATGAGTTGAATGAATAAGTTCAAAGTTATTGACTATTAATTGCTTCCTTTGAAAGTCTCATCTGTGctgcacacatacaaatgttGGGAAACTGTTTCAAATCGAACTCACAGCAGTTTAATGTCAGTCAGTAACAGTACATGTGCAGTGAATGTCTCTGAAGcctcttttctatttttacatttggttGTAGAGTGATAGCTACTACTGACTGACGGGCTAGCCGCCCTGTTAGCTGTTTCACTGGTGCTAACTGCAACTTATCAGTTGGGTGTTCGAGTCAGAGCCCCACCCCTGGCCAAGCATCTCCTCCCACAAACAGAACAGTTTTAGTGGAAAACTGGTGCATACTGGTAAAAAAGTGACACCCAAGAATTAATACAGATGTATGTGCAATTGCACAGTTATGCTGAAATTTGAGCACTTATGATTCACTGTTTTGGGATTTTTTCCTCCAACACCCTCCTTGACATATCCACCTCAACAGTGACTAAAActaaaccatgaaaaacagtcatctatttttcactttattaaaaacacttatCTTAATTTTTGGTCACAGAGCATCACGTACAATATGCACAATGATGACTTTCACAGTCTGTCCActatttttcacagtttgtttcattctttcttcGGCACTTGTAAGTCCTTTTTGAAAGTCGTGCTGGCACCAAGTTATAGTTTGATCACATACAGCTAGAAAGTAAATAACTAACCACATTTTTCCAACTGAGAATAATGGTTTCTATATATATTGCTATGATAAGGCTTTACAGGTGAGGCTAAAATAAATAGGCAATGCAAAGATCTGTGCCATTGCTAACAAGGTTACGTCCCATCTACACAAAGTGGGTTTTCAAGGCATTTATTGTGCACAGAGAAACCACACTCATCACCATGCATTGTGCGCTAGATCCAGTTGTCAGTGCAAGTCACCACACGCCATTGTGAGtttgtgtgaatttaaaaaaaaaaaaaaaaaagaaaaaaaaaaaaaaggaggggtcCTGGATTACTCTTTTCAAGCCAAGCCATATTAACCCAATGCAGATCCCTCAGTGGGAAAACAACTGTTACAAATGTCCCAACACCTGGCTAGTGACAATCAAAATATGTCACCTGTTACATCAACTCAGTGTCCAGCCAGCTGAGTCAACTCCCCGAACCAAATAATCATTCAATATTGATCCTCTACTTGACAAATTACCTTCAACAGACGGCTATTTGTTGAACAATTCACGCGTTCTCTGAGCTCCAGGACCCCGTTAGTACAGTCAATATGCAGCATTGCATGCAAGAtaagtaaaaatatacaaaccAGTCTCCACTTGAGGCTGCTGCATCTCCTGCTCAGTGACTGGGACCGTTTCTGTGGCTTCACCAGGCATGGTTGCTGGTGAGAAAAATGAGGCAAAGACAATtaaatttaagacattttaaaatactacACACAATGTAATTTAATACATTATTCACTGTCATGCTGTTCTAAGAATGAGAGAAAACCAGTAGGGACAAAAAGGCCTGCAATTATTTATGAAGTACAAACACGTACAACTTACAATAAATGTTACTGTCTACAGCTGGAAAGAGGAAATATTCAAGACCTTTGGACAGGAAATGTAAGATTCTTTAAAACCTGCTAAGGCCTTTTCTGTTGAGGGAACTCAAggtttttaaagacttttcaaGACCTGTAGATGCAAATTACCcatttcctgctgtttttaCAGATATAGCTGATGTAAACAACCCTACGACAGCATCAGAAAtcaacacaaacaactaaaaaaagTTAGTTTTGGGTGATAACAGGTTCcgattctttatttttttcccccaattcTGATAGTATAAGGTAGTAAATTGTGATTTATTGCTGCACATCTCTTGTATGTACTATCATATTCAACAACTTTACTAGCATTAATATCATGAGAATGATTTAGACAAAGTATCAAGTAAGGACAGCAATGGGAGAAGTACTCAGCTCCCATACTTGAGTAATGTCAGcaatacaaatgtaaaaatacaccacTATGAGTAGAAATCCTATATTCAACATTGtatagagcagtggttctcaaactttttcacgtcaTGGACCACCTACGCTGACATGAATTAcaccacagacccccatttaATAAGATTTTATACCAGAGTCCCCCGTCTGATAAGATTTTAGCTTTTTAGATATTTCAtcacagaaagtgtatgaaacccatgaccaaaatagttaTATATCCTATCACTGTTACTTATgaatggaattatagtgaaaataaattattccccatTTTGCTGAGGACCccctaaaaaaaacccctggGGGTCCCGGGACCCCACTTTAAAAACCACTGTTAAAGAGAACACATAATTCAGTGCTGTTAGGACTTTTAAGACCTGCAGATACAAACTTCTTATAGTAATTTGGGATAGCTTCTTTAGCACAATAACACTGAATGGGTTAGCCAATTCTCACGTTGACTCTCAGTTGACAGAACTAGTTGAACAGGTGACCACGCTTTAGCCTGAGAGCTCAGTCTGTATTACAGCGACGTTTAACTGAGCTGATGTTAGGATCTGTCAGCTTCAACAGAGGAAAGCTATCAATTAATAAGCAAATATAACATCACATTCCCCACAATCTGAACTAATCAAAGTAACCAGCCAGTTGTCACACAGTTCACTGCGGCCCTGACAGGCTGCTAAGGAGCTGGTAGTCATGATGTTCGCCCATTTTGAACCGGTAATCGGCGGTACAACGGCACAAATATCACCGCATAGAGAAACGAAATGTAAATAATAGCTACACCGGCCTGATGACCGCTGTTTACTTAAACGTATGAAACCGTTGGTACGGACAGTAATATGTGAAAAATAGCTGGATGATATTGGATTATCAGCGGAGATACTCACCGACTTGGGACGTTATATCCAAGATGGCTGTGAGAGAGAACTTCTAACCTCCGTTTCTCGGTAATATCCGGTTTAGGGCCGCATCTTCTTCTTCCGGGTTACTTAAAGGGACACAGACTCATTTTTGTAACCATAGAAATTACAATCCTTTTTTATACAGTGGCACTgaagtgcaaaacacaacaacatttcacaaaacacaacaacatttgaggaaacaacaatatttcagaaatgttgatgtgttttgtgaaatgttgtgttttgtgaaatgtcactgtgttttgagaaatgttgtgttttgcacctcaggacCACCacacttttatatttaattatactAGCCTACTTCATGAGTCTAGCCACACTATCTCTGTAGGGCATAGCAGTgcttaagctaaatgctaacattagcatgctaacacgcttacaatgacaatgctaaaatgctgatgttttgcagGTATACCACGTTTACCATGTTAAAgttgagatgaaatgaaaaatgcctttttaaccgttttagatcacatccccaGTGatattgtgcacctatttaacaatacatggcaaaaaatataacaaaaaaatgttttctttgtatttttatatcaaaatccaatcatgttttccatctgtaaaacaaaatatgacgtgTGCTTACGTGggcttgaaccaaccaattTCAACCGATAATAGCATGAgatccacccatcaatcaatctttaacTTTAGCGGCACAGAGTTGAGATTCATTAAGATGCCCAGGTttcaatgttcaaatcaaaatcCTCCCAACGTTATGTCCCACCTGTCTATCCCGTTTCACCCAGAAATACAGATGCAGAAGTTAGATACTCTTGAAATGACGTTTTTATCCGAACTTTAAAGCGTAttagctaacatttgctaattagtgctaattagcactaaatcCAAAGTACAGTTGATGCTGATGGGAAtggcatttgtttttatttggtcAGAAACCAAACTACatgacaaataattaaaaattgGACCCGATGATGGCAGTTAATGTTTAAGTTAGGAATCACCAAAGTT is a genomic window of Thunnus maccoyii chromosome 4, fThuMac1.1, whole genome shotgun sequence containing:
- the LOC121895667 gene encoding nascent polypeptide-associated complex subunit alpha, muscle-specific form-like isoform X1 translates to MPGEATETVPVTEQEMQQPQVETATPPAPAQAASGPAKPKGKDAKNAKGSSAPKAVPGRRKRSSMSASSSSPTSPKSTSSTPLSPVQSPLASSPANQGNRSGPKVVKAGKQGKAKKGEAFVPAPAPVESKVTGANEKPAESIPKQAAVEAKPAPAEPKKSPPAATKPAAFKVTSKPAVAAPVSFSDTIASSPPKSAEVKAPLPKAAPVTAVADEDLPPLIPPEKHVKMPVFVPPVEKECAKPAAPVTKVPKAAAPVKSAPVEGAKVVAEALALPVEAVKPVEAPKTVSKAKPVPIKAAEPAVKVEAVKAAAPAKPVPVEAPKPVVEAKPAPVEAPKPVVEAKPAPVEATKPAGSGTESDSDDSVPELEEQDSAQTQTQQAQLAAAAEIDEEPVSKAKQSRSEKKARKAMSKLGLRQVTGVTRVTIRKSKNILFVITKPDVYKSPASDTYIVFGEAKIEDLSQQAQLAAAEKFKVQGEAVSNIQENTQTPTVQEESEEEEVDETGVEVKDIELVMSQANVSRAKAVRALKNNNNDIVNAIMELTM
- the LOC121895667 gene encoding nascent polypeptide-associated complex subunit alpha, muscle-specific form-like isoform X2 translates to MPGEATETVPVTEQEMQQPQVETAAGVLSSSAPPEMAVPSVNKAIPLENPPETSIPAQEIGSPEETSIQAPADQPNGVAAVQDMTKQSEETGLEATPVSPQGATADPAADLPVPEETVPSAEAPVSSSEPHIQEVAAPPEEVQNQESAVAAEEPASQEVTQISVKEEATGEEPAAVAEKIPDDPKPSASEDISANTEDGKTTDAPKTAEECQKNLCPDATHEVLPGDVNVDVATQNENVDKKEPVILLSKAIQSKGTSKCEGPPLSTRHLSGSGTESDSDDSVPELEEQDSAQTQTQQAQLAAAAEIDEEPVSKAKQSRSEKKARKAMSKLGLRQVTGVTRVTIRKSKNILFVITKPDVYKSPASDTYIVFGEAKIEDLSQQAQLAAAEKFKVQGEAVSNIQENTQTPTVQEESEEEEVDETGVEVKDIELVMSQANVSRAKAVRALKNNNNDIVNAIMELTM